Proteins encoded in a region of the Fusarium falciforme chromosome 6, complete sequence genome:
- a CDS encoding A-deaminase domain-containing protein has product MDFVALPKIELHAHLTGSISRRTLHEIWLRKRAAGDTDLEDPLVVMPEGKHDYNLETFFPLFSSYIYNLITDEESIRYTTASVLTDFLNDGVCYLELRTTPRATPHISAEQYITILLSTISSFEAKNPQLHTRLILAIDRRHTLEQASSTLAIALKHRADGVVGLDLCGDPTARPGGEVDIFTPVFEEARKEGLGITVHFAEAEASGSKKELETLLSWQPGRLGHVIWEDEETKQEIARRGLCLELCLSCNVSAGMVRGGFEGHHFGHWIDIEGPMISLGTDDVGVFGSPLSNEYRLVAEHFNLDRDDICRLAREAIDGIFGGEKEKERLRRVMWTVWSAVDCDSEK; this is encoded by the exons ATGGATTTCGTTGCGCTACCCAAGATAGAG CTTCACGCTCACCTCACAGGAAGCATCTCTCGCCGAACTCTCCATGAAATATGGCTACGCAAGAGGGCAGCGGGCGACACGGACCTCGAGGATCCGCTAGTAGTCATGCCAGAAGGGAAACATGACTACAACTTGGAGAC CTTCTTCCCGCTATTCAGCAGCTATATATACAACCTCATCACAGACGAAGAGTCTATCCGATACACCACTGCCTCTGTCCTGACAGACTTTCTCAACGATGGCGTCTGCTATCTGGAGCTCCGGACTACGCCCCGTGCTACACCACACATTTCAGCAGAGCAGTACATTACCATCCTCCTCTCAACCATCTCCTccttcgaggccaagaacCCACAGTTGCATACCCGCCTCATCCTGGCCATCGACCGGAGGCACACCCTCGAACAGGCCTCCTCCACCCTCGCCATCGCTCTTAAGCATCGTGCCGACGGCGTTGTAGGTCTCGACCTCTGCGGGGACCCAACGGCCCGGCCAGGAGGAGAAGTAGATATCTTCACTCCCGTGTTTGAGGAGGCGAGGAAGGAGGGTTTGGGTATTACGGTGCACTTtgccgaggctgaggctaGCGGGTCTAAGAAGGAGTTGGAGACGCTACTCTCGTGGCAGCCGGGGCGGTTGGGTCATGTCATAtgggaagatgaagagaccAAGCAGGAGATTGCGCGGAGGGGGTTATGCTTGGAGCTATGCCTGAGTTGCAACGTGAGCGCAGGGATGGTTCGAGGCGGCTTCGAGGGCCACCACTTTGGGCATTGGATAGACATTGAAGGACCGATGATTTCACTTGGG ACGGACGATGTGGGTGTGTTTGGAAGCCCGTTGTCCAATGAGTACCGTCTTGTCGCGGAACACTTCAATCTCGACCGCGACGACATCTGCCGACTGGCTAGGGAGGCGATTGATGGCATTTTTGGtggagagaaggaaaaggagagacTGCGGCGTGTCATGTGGACTGTGTGGTCAGCCGTGGACTGTGACTCTGAGAAATAG